The Niveispirillum cyanobacteriorum genome segment GGATCAGGGCAACCGCACGGCCCATGTCGTGGAACATCTGCTGGCCGGCCTGATGGCGGGCCGACAGGGGCAGACCGCCCTGGTGGCGTGATTGACGTTCCCTCAGACGCCGGGCGCCGCCATCCGGCGGCTTGGCTCGACAAGGCACGGGCCGCGTGGCGGCGGTCGCCGCCATACCACCGGTCAGGAATCTTGACCGGTGGTATGTGCCCTTTCAATGGGCTACCCTTGCCACCCCGCCACCAACCGGACCCGCCATGCGCCGCCGCCTTGATCAGATCGACTTGCGCATCCTGACAGAGCTGCAGGCCGATGGCCGCATCACCAATCAGGCCCTGTCCGAACGGGTGGGCCTGTCGGCGCGGCCCTGTCTGGAACGGGTGCGGCGGCTGGAACGTGAAGGGCTGATCACCGGCTATCGCGCCGTGCTGGATGTCCGCCGGCTGCAAAGCTGCATCACGGTCCTGGCCCAGATCGCGCTGGAGCATCATGGCCGCCACGGGCGGCAATTGTTCGAACGCCGGCTGGCCAACACGCCCGAAGTGGTGGAATGTTTCGAGGTCAGTGGCGAGTTCGATTACATCGCCAAGCTGATCTGCCCCGATATCGACGCCTATCAGGAACTGACCCAGGGCTGGATCGACGATACCGAGCTGGGCGTCAGCCGCGTCACCTCCAACATCGTCCTGCGCCCCGTGCGGGACCAGGCCCCGACGCCCCTGTTCGGTGCCGATCAGGACGGCTGAAGTATTACCATTGATAATCAAAATCAATAGCGGCCTCTCTGCCGATATATCCTAATGAACAGCATGAAATTCTCATGCCACCTCGTATCTTCGGCACCGGTGATGCCCATCCGTGGCAATCTTATCCGGTATCCAGAAGAAAAAAGGTCGGCAGGATGGTTACGCGGTTTGCGGCTTTGGCGTTAGTGGCGGCTCTGTCTTCCGCCCCGGCCTGGGCGGATGTCGAAGGCTCGGTCAGCCTCACCAGCGACTACATCGACAAGGGCCTATCCCAATCCGATGGCAATGCCGCGTTTCAGGGCGGCCTGACCTGGACGCACGAAACGGGCCTGTTCCTGGCCATGGACGGCTCCACCGTCGATTTTAACGACAGCACCGACGCCGAATTGAACCTGATTGGCGGCTATCAATGGCAATGGGAGCAGTGGGCCGTCGTGGCCGGCATCAGCCGCACCCATTATGCCGGCGCGCCCAAGGGCGCTGGTATGGACCTCTGGGAATTCGCACTGGCCGGCTCTCTCGACCTCGAAACCCATCAATGGGAAGCCGAAATGGTCTACAGCCCCGATGATGGCGGGGCCGGCGACGCGCTCTACCACCGCATCGCTGTCACCATCCCCTTTGCCGAGCGCTTCGCTGTCTCCCCCCATCTCGGCCACCAATGGTATGACCGCAAGGATTTGGGCGGCCCCAACTTCTGGGAATGGGGCGCTGAACTCTCCTACGCCCTGGCCCCCGCCACCATCGGCATCGCCTATACCGACACCAGCCTGAAGAATGAACCCGGCTGCAAGTGCGGCGGCCGCGTGGCGGCGTTTGTGACGGTGAGTTTCCCGTAAGGGGAGGGTAGGGGCTGATCCCCCACGCCCTGCACCGTACCCTCGTCATCCCCCTCTTTCTTCGTCATCCCGGCGAAAGCCGGGACCCAGGGGCCACAGGCACACCCTCACCGCCACCCCCATTGCCGCACCCCACCCGGTTGTGAAAAGATAACCATCTTCCACACCGGGACCCTGCCCATGTCAAATATGCCCACCGACCTGCCCGAGAATGACCGCGCCCTGGTTGAGGCGGCGGTGGCGGGGCGTGGCTGGTCGCTTCTGCTGCTGCCTCTGCTGCTGCTGGCGCTGTTTGCAGCACCTGCGGTACGTGCCTGTTCTACCTATTACGAACCAGGGCAAACGCCGAGGACGCCTTATGCAGAGGTGGCTGCGGCACCTATTGTCGTGGAGGCACGGGTGATCCGGCCATTGGCGGATGACTATGTTGAGTTCGCCGTGAAGCGTGTGCTGCGCGGAACGGCGGAACGACGCATCCGGGTTTCTGGACGCTATTTTTCCGATCTGCGGACCTACGGCGGCTGGTTGGGCGAATGTTTTCACGACGTCTATCAGGCGGGTGCCACCTACCTGCTGCTGGTGTCACCCGATGACAAGGGGGGCTACAGCCCCAATGCCTCGCCTTTGCAGTTTGCACCGGGTCACGCGTCCCTCCGCCGGGCCTGGGTAGAGTGGCGGCAGAAATTGTGCGGATCGAGGATGAACTGCCGCCGGATCAGCGAATGGCTGCCATCCGTGCCGCTCTGGCACGGGTTCAGCACCCCAAGGCCAGCGAGACGGAGAAGTTCAAGGCAGCACGTCTGTCGGAACAGTTGGATACGATACAGGCGACACAGCCGACAAGCCATCTGATCTGGCTGCATGGGGAGTTGGAGGCGGGCCGCATCCCCGCCGACCTGCGTTGGAATCCGTGGGTGGAGGATTGGACAGTCACCAGCAGCGATGGCACGGTGACGGGTCCCCATGTCTATACCGCGCCGGAATTCCGTGTTGCCGTACTTTGGGCGCTGTCGCGGCCTGGGCATCCGGATGCCGCTGAGTTCTTCGCGGGTCTGGCGGCACGAAATGATGACCCCGCTGGCCTATTCTTCGCCATCATCCACATGGCGTGGGATGACCGACGGGCCGACGCTGCGCGGCTTTTGTCCACACGGATCATGACCGTTTCAATCGCAGAGGTGCATAAATACATACGCATGGTTGAAAAATCTATGTCCGGTTACACTGATCGTGATGGGAAGCCGGCATGGCACCGCGACCCCGATTTGCGTGCCATCTGGCCCGATCTGGCTTGGCGTATCATGGATTATTTGGGACAGGATTCCAGAGGCCGGATTTTCGAGGATATCGCTCCCTACCTGATGGTTCCCGATCCGATAGCCGAACCGGATAAAGCCCTTTGGCTGACCTATGTGACCACAGACCATCCGCTGCTTGCGTGGGCCGAGAAACAACTTCGCGACCCTGCTAACCGCGTGGAATGGGATCGGCAATATGAGGGGTGGGAACAGGACGAACCGCAGCTAGCCTTGCAGCTGTTGGTGGGCGAACGCAGTGGCGAAGCTGTGTTGACGGAGCTGTTCTGCCGCGATGGCAAATCCCGTATGGGGGTGATCCAAGCCTTCCGCAAACAATTGACACATATGGGAGACCGCCTTTTTGCCCGCATGCTGGTCACTCCCGGCCTGTCAGAGGAGCAGCGCGACGGCTTGTTGTTGGCAGCTGCAGCTGCTGCAAGCCGCTTTCCCTACAGCGAGCGTGACTTTCTTCCCATCCTGAAGGGTGGCAAACCAATAGCGGAACCACTTTCCTGTCCGATGCGGAAAGACGACTAAGAAAACAGCTATGGCCATGTTGCTCCACCGAACCTGCCGAGAAGGAACACCGTGTTGATCCGCACTTTGCGAACACGTGCTCTGTGCAGTCTGCTGTTATCAATGCTCCTCCTCCTGGCCGCACCCCCGGCCTGGGCGTTGTCCCTTCCGTCCCCTCCGCCCGGTGGCTGCGGTGGATATGCGGACATGGCGCGTAGTGCAGCATTCGATATGGTGGCCCGAGCCGACGCCATCATTGTGGCGGAGGCGACGTCTCTGGCCCCACGGCGGGGGCCGGAGCCTTACCAATACCCGCCCTTCGCGACCTTTCGCCGGCTTTCGGCGCTGAAAGGGGTGGGGCCGGAACAGGCTGATCTTGCGCTGGGCTTTTTCAGCGGCGGGCCACTGGGGGCTGATCAGGTCAATCCCTGCTTACTCTTCATGCCACAGCGGGGGCAGCGCTACGTTTTGTTCCTTGCGCGACAGGCGGACGGTTCCTGGACAATCCTGCCGGCGGCAGGTGGGGACGTGGCAGCCCCTTATGGTGGTGCCAAGTCACGCTGGGTCCACCTGATCCGCGATTATGTGGCGATGCAGAAGGCGGGGCCAGAGACCGCGTTACGCGCGTTGGAAGCCGACTTGCGGTCCCGGCTCCGTCCTGATGCGGACCCGGATGCGCAATGGCGCGCCCATCATGCGCTGGATTATCTGACGGGTGCCTGGCCTTCCATGCCGACCGCGCATCTTACCGCCAT includes the following:
- a CDS encoding Lrp/AsnC family transcriptional regulator, translating into MRRRLDQIDLRILTELQADGRITNQALSERVGLSARPCLERVRRLEREGLITGYRAVLDVRRLQSCITVLAQIALEHHGRHGRQLFERRLANTPEVVECFEVSGEFDYIAKLICPDIDAYQELTQGWIDDTELGVSRVTSNIVLRPVRDQAPTPLFGADQDG
- a CDS encoding TorF family putative porin; the protein is MVTRFAALALVAALSSAPAWADVEGSVSLTSDYIDKGLSQSDGNAAFQGGLTWTHETGLFLAMDGSTVDFNDSTDAELNLIGGYQWQWEQWAVVAGISRTHYAGAPKGAGMDLWEFALAGSLDLETHQWEAEMVYSPDDGGAGDALYHRIAVTIPFAERFAVSPHLGHQWYDRKDLGGPNFWEWGAELSYALAPATIGIAYTDTSLKNEPGCKCGGRVAAFVTVSFP